In Microbacterium soli, a single window of DNA contains:
- a CDS encoding creatininase family protein translates to MSDLDYVSQDADNASRKHNMLSMSFAEVAERLKEKDQDTVLISLGSTEKHGAHIPLGTDSYVTMEVVKRTAEATDILYTPLMPFGYSPHHMGRHLEGAGTITLRAETYRSIMHDIGRSLIFHGFKRLIFVSHHGSNVKPIDEVLRQLRYETNAYISYYKTPTERDASFLDDIFENPPEETPGWHSSELETSALMAAGEELVHMDRAVEDRAHVPAYMTDEFTKSDGTATVKFLGSENIWVPMDHHEYCDTAVIGNPFRSSREKGLRMLDRMSEHLSAYVREVRKFPVETTNTDYPGRA, encoded by the coding sequence ATGAGCGATCTGGATTACGTGAGCCAGGACGCGGACAATGCGTCGCGCAAGCACAACATGCTGTCGATGTCCTTCGCGGAAGTCGCCGAGCGGCTCAAGGAGAAGGATCAGGACACTGTGCTCATCTCGCTGGGAAGCACGGAGAAGCACGGGGCGCACATTCCGCTGGGAACCGACAGCTACGTGACGATGGAGGTCGTCAAGCGCACGGCCGAGGCCACCGACATCCTCTACACGCCCCTGATGCCCTTCGGGTACTCGCCGCATCACATGGGCCGGCACCTCGAAGGTGCGGGAACGATCACCCTGCGGGCGGAGACCTACCGCAGCATCATGCACGACATCGGACGCAGCCTCATCTTCCACGGATTCAAGCGTCTGATCTTCGTGAGCCATCATGGCTCGAACGTCAAGCCGATCGACGAGGTTCTGCGCCAGCTGCGCTACGAGACGAACGCCTACATCTCGTACTACAAGACGCCGACCGAGCGCGACGCGTCCTTCCTCGACGACATCTTCGAGAACCCGCCGGAGGAGACGCCGGGGTGGCACTCCAGCGAGCTGGAGACGTCTGCGCTGATGGCCGCCGGCGAGGAGCTCGTGCACATGGATCGGGCTGTCGAGGATCGAGCTCACGTCCCCGCGTACATGACCGACGAGTTCACGAAGTCCGACGGCACCGCGACGGTCAAGTTCCTCGGCTCCGAGAACATCTGGGTGCCGATGGATCATCACGAATACTGCGACACCGCCGTGATCGGCAACCCGTTCCGCTCCTCACGGGAGAAGGGACTGAGGATGCTGGACCGCATGTCCGAGCACCTCTCGGCGTACGTGCGCGAAGTGCGCAAGTTCCCCGTCGAGACCACGAACACCGATTACCCGGGCCGCGCCTGA
- a CDS encoding class II aldolase/adducin family protein — protein MTSDVSPTVLRLLREELVTISRRAYERGLVPGLSGNNSLRVPGTDLVLIKATACCQGDMTVQDTVLVTTSGDVLDPGRKPSKEWQFHLGIYRERPEIGGVAHLHPPYSVAFSVAGRVPKLVNAAARGHLRELGMVDLMPAGSIELAHAIIHEFENPEVHGVLMREHGTVTIGPDLRTAYHRTEYLEDNARIAYLAAQIAGVRPEDIQLAVDVDPLAEVNDG, from the coding sequence ATGACTTCGGACGTGTCCCCGACGGTTCTCCGCCTGTTGCGCGAGGAACTGGTCACCATCTCGCGGCGCGCATACGAGCGCGGACTGGTGCCCGGCCTGAGCGGGAACAACAGTCTTCGCGTGCCGGGCACCGACCTGGTGCTGATCAAGGCGACCGCGTGCTGCCAGGGCGACATGACGGTCCAGGACACCGTGCTCGTGACGACGTCGGGCGATGTCCTGGACCCGGGGCGGAAGCCCTCGAAGGAGTGGCAGTTCCATCTCGGGATCTATCGGGAGCGGCCGGAGATCGGTGGCGTCGCGCATCTGCACCCGCCGTATTCGGTCGCCTTCTCGGTGGCGGGCCGAGTGCCCAAGCTGGTCAACGCGGCAGCTCGGGGACACCTGCGCGAGCTGGGCATGGTTGACCTGATGCCCGCCGGCTCGATAGAACTGGCTCACGCGATCATCCACGAGTTCGAGAACCCGGAGGTTCACGGCGTGCTCATGCGCGAACACGGCACTGTCACGATCGGCCCTGACCTGCGCACGGCTTACCACCGCACCGAGTACCTCGAGGACAACGCGAGGATCGCGTATCTGGCCGCTCAGATCGCAGGAGTGCGGCCGGAGGACATCCAGCTCGCCGTGGACGTCGACCCGCTCGCCGAGGTGAACGACGGATGA
- a CDS encoding ABC transporter substrate-binding protein, whose product MRITFGRGLTAAVFTIGLSLVATACSGPTPAPVDEGDDPGETFAPVTIRLALPTSVTSFSNSDIAVARELGYFDELGLTVETTNLKAGGDAVKGVVSGSFDIGGASIEPVINAYVTGANLNIIASYADRLVVDMVTSKSITDPAELAGKNLGVQEIGSFREVMTRMVLESVDLSQSDVSYVPTNADAIVSGLVAGQIQSGILQPEQLISAEEKDPDLHSLVNLFQIEPKYFYGTYFASQDWLKENPDAAVRFTQALTKAHRTMYDDEAKVVPVIAEETGFSEDIITQAWTVYMEDIEAFAKNEGLDQENIDYTLQRMDELGTLRPGATTDVSGLVDRGPITKAVENLGSIDGRS is encoded by the coding sequence ATGCGAATCACATTCGGAAGGGGTCTGACCGCGGCGGTGTTCACCATCGGTCTCTCCCTCGTCGCCACGGCCTGCTCTGGCCCCACCCCCGCGCCCGTCGATGAGGGGGACGATCCCGGGGAGACCTTCGCTCCCGTCACGATCCGTCTGGCTCTGCCGACGAGCGTCACGAGCTTCTCGAATTCCGACATCGCCGTCGCACGGGAACTGGGCTACTTCGACGAGCTCGGGCTGACGGTGGAGACCACGAACCTGAAGGCCGGCGGGGATGCCGTCAAGGGCGTGGTCAGCGGATCCTTCGACATCGGAGGCGCGAGCATCGAGCCGGTCATCAACGCCTACGTGACCGGGGCGAACCTCAACATCATCGCCAGCTACGCCGATCGTCTCGTCGTCGACATGGTGACCTCGAAGTCGATCACCGACCCTGCTGAGCTCGCGGGCAAGAACCTCGGGGTACAGGAGATCGGATCCTTCCGCGAAGTCATGACGCGGATGGTGCTGGAGAGTGTCGATCTCTCGCAGAGCGATGTGTCCTACGTGCCCACCAACGCGGATGCGATCGTCTCCGGGCTCGTCGCGGGGCAGATACAGTCCGGGATCCTCCAGCCCGAGCAGCTCATCTCCGCGGAGGAGAAGGACCCGGATCTGCACTCCCTCGTGAACCTGTTCCAGATCGAGCCGAAGTACTTCTACGGCACCTACTTCGCCAGTCAGGACTGGCTGAAGGAGAATCCCGACGCCGCCGTGCGGTTCACCCAGGCGCTGACGAAGGCCCACCGCACGATGTACGACGACGAGGCCAAGGTCGTGCCGGTCATCGCCGAGGAGACCGGATTCAGCGAGGACATCATCACGCAGGCCTGGACGGTGTACATGGAGGACATCGAGGCCTTCGCGAAGAACGAGGGCCTCGACCAGGAGAACATCGACTACACGCTGCAGCGGATGGATGAACTCGGAACGCTGCGTCCGGGAGCCACGACGGACGTGTCCGGACTCGTCGATCGCGGCCCGATCACGAAGGCGGTCGAGAACCTCGGAAGCATCGACGGCCGCTCCTGA
- a CDS encoding ABC transporter ATP-binding protein, with translation MAHASLVADDLEVHLGDTTIMQHMSLRAEEGEFVAIIGTSGCGKTTLLRTIAGLIPHHNGTITLHDTPILGPEDRVAMVFQHFGLFPWKTVEKNVSYGLDVLGRPDPDGRVDRLLEMMHLTESRRKYPFQLSGGMKQRAGIARALCMEPELLLLDEPLSAVDAITREILQAEILHMWDGQSDMNALLVTHDLDEAILMADRIVVLGGPPTRVLLETKVPIERPRNPRTIRSHPEYAPLRARLWETLQSPPPAGEEQPAAPGNDASAPAKGLS, from the coding sequence TTGGCGCACGCAAGCCTCGTCGCAGACGATCTGGAAGTCCACCTCGGCGACACGACGATCATGCAGCATATGTCCCTCCGGGCCGAGGAGGGCGAGTTCGTCGCGATCATCGGCACGTCGGGATGCGGGAAGACGACGCTGCTGCGCACCATCGCCGGGCTCATCCCGCACCACAACGGCACGATCACGCTCCACGACACGCCCATCCTCGGCCCCGAGGACCGCGTGGCGATGGTCTTCCAGCACTTCGGGCTCTTCCCCTGGAAGACCGTGGAGAAGAACGTCTCCTACGGCCTCGATGTGCTCGGCCGGCCCGATCCGGATGGACGCGTGGATCGGCTGCTCGAGATGATGCACCTCACCGAGAGCCGACGCAAGTACCCGTTCCAGCTGTCCGGCGGGATGAAGCAGCGCGCCGGCATCGCGCGTGCGCTCTGCATGGAGCCGGAGCTGCTCCTGCTCGACGAACCGCTCAGCGCAGTGGACGCCATCACCCGCGAGATCCTCCAGGCGGAGATCCTCCACATGTGGGACGGCCAGAGCGACATGAACGCCCTGCTGGTGACCCATGACCTCGATGAGGCGATCCTCATGGCGGATCGCATCGTCGTCCTCGGCGGTCCCCCGACGAGGGTCCTTCTGGAGACGAAGGTTCCCATCGAGCGTCCGCGCAACCCGCGCACCATCCGATCGCATCCGGAATACGCCCCACTCCGCGCCCGGCTCTGGGAGACCCTGCAGAGCCCGCCGCCGGCGGGCGAGGAGCAGCCGGCGGCTCCCGGCAACGATGCCTCCGCTCCGGCGAAGGGACTGTCCTGA
- a CDS encoding ABC transporter permease, whose amino-acid sequence MHARIGTDTATVVAVRSGRSSKRRRHSTTPHSLSSNRRNLIATISTIVLLIVWELYGRSVNPVLFTYPTAIARAFVDMIQDGTLLAATGHTLLVMIIGALIGSIAGIILGLWAGRSETFDAMIEIPLNALYAVPAVALIPVIVIWFGYGDVAKVVVVFFFTIFPVLINTMRGVKEVDPDLLEVSRSFCSSERRLWGDLLLPSALPYIVTGLRLAIGRALIGIIVAEFFTAVTGLGNLIVTNANSFLTARMFVPIVLLSLIGVVLTSLLGVVEGKMAPWRRTTT is encoded by the coding sequence ATGCACGCCCGGATCGGAACGGACACGGCCACCGTCGTGGCGGTCAGGAGCGGGCGGTCGTCGAAGCGGCGCCGTCACAGCACGACTCCGCACTCGCTCAGCAGCAACCGACGCAATCTCATCGCCACGATCTCCACGATCGTCCTGCTGATCGTCTGGGAGCTCTACGGGCGCTCGGTCAACCCGGTGCTCTTCACGTATCCGACCGCGATCGCGCGCGCGTTCGTCGACATGATCCAGGACGGCACGCTGCTCGCCGCGACCGGCCACACCCTGCTGGTGATGATCATCGGCGCTCTCATCGGCTCGATCGCGGGCATCATCCTGGGACTGTGGGCGGGTCGGAGCGAGACCTTCGACGCGATGATCGAGATACCCCTCAACGCCCTGTACGCGGTTCCCGCCGTGGCGCTGATCCCGGTGATCGTGATCTGGTTCGGCTACGGTGACGTCGCCAAGGTCGTGGTGGTCTTCTTCTTCACGATCTTCCCCGTCCTCATCAACACGATGCGTGGCGTGAAGGAGGTCGATCCCGACCTCCTCGAGGTCTCCCGCTCGTTCTGCTCGAGCGAGCGTCGCCTCTGGGGAGATCTCCTGCTCCCGTCAGCTCTGCCCTACATCGTCACCGGCCTGCGCCTGGCCATCGGTCGTGCGCTGATCGGCATCATCGTCGCGGAGTTCTTCACCGCGGTCACCGGCCTCGGAAACCTGATCGTGACCAATGCCAACAGCTTCCTGACGGCGCGGATGTTCGTGCCGATCGTCCTGCTGTCGCTCATCGGCGTCGTCCTCACCTCGCTGCTCGGCGTGGTCGAAGGAAAGATGGCGCCGTGGCGGCGGACGACGACCTGA
- a CDS encoding LacI family DNA-binding transcriptional regulator has translation MAITIRDVAKAAGVSVATVSRVANGSANDYPVRPETRERVLEAIVRLGYRPNDNARRLLLKRSGLIGIVVPDISNPYYPEVARGVEDVANANGFTVMFCSTDRMPEKAASYLEALLLKRVDGLVIIGGGDEIQLSDSSVATYDTKVVFVGRPSKSFSTVRIDNVGAARDATEHLLALGHSRIGFIAAGTSSTTVTERRRGYIQAIEASGATVDDELIVDGDFSEAVGHAAAQRLLRLPDPPTAIFAANDRMALGAMAAIADLGLSVPQDVALVGFDDVPMSAFLRPALTTVSVAAQELGVRAMEALVKDINAADGRTVRRRIRVATRLIVRESCGATLHSSHGGLASPAVSSH, from the coding sequence ATGGCGATCACGATCCGGGACGTGGCCAAGGCAGCAGGCGTCTCCGTCGCGACCGTCTCCCGTGTCGCGAACGGATCCGCGAACGATTATCCCGTTCGTCCGGAGACCCGGGAACGCGTCCTCGAGGCGATCGTCCGCCTCGGCTACCGTCCGAACGACAACGCGCGTCGGCTGCTGCTGAAGCGGAGCGGACTCATCGGCATCGTCGTGCCGGACATCTCGAACCCCTACTACCCCGAAGTCGCGCGCGGTGTCGAGGACGTGGCCAATGCGAACGGCTTCACCGTGATGTTCTGCAGCACCGACAGGATGCCGGAGAAGGCCGCGTCCTACCTCGAGGCGCTGCTGCTCAAGCGCGTCGATGGCCTGGTGATCATCGGAGGCGGTGATGAGATCCAGCTCTCGGACTCATCCGTCGCGACCTACGACACCAAGGTCGTCTTCGTCGGACGCCCCTCGAAGTCGTTCTCCACCGTGCGCATCGACAACGTCGGTGCGGCACGCGACGCCACCGAGCATCTTCTCGCCCTCGGGCACTCCCGGATCGGCTTCATCGCCGCGGGAACGAGTTCGACGACCGTCACGGAGCGACGACGCGGCTACATCCAGGCGATCGAGGCATCCGGAGCGACGGTCGATGACGAGCTCATCGTCGACGGGGATTTCAGTGAAGCCGTCGGCCATGCGGCGGCCCAGCGACTCCTGCGCCTTCCCGATCCCCCGACGGCGATCTTCGCAGCGAACGACAGGATGGCGCTGGGCGCCATGGCGGCGATCGCGGACCTCGGCCTGAGCGTTCCCCAGGACGTTGCACTGGTCGGCTTCGACGATGTGCCGATGTCGGCCTTCCTCCGCCCTGCGCTGACCACCGTGTCCGTCGCCGCTCAGGAACTGGGCGTACGCGCGATGGAGGCGCTCGTCAAGGACATCAACGCGGCAGACGGTCGCACCGTCCGCCGCAGAATCCGCGTCGCCACACGCCTCATCGTGCGTGAGAGCTGCGGGGCCACGCTGCATTCTTCGCACGGAGGCCTGGCCTCTCCAGCCGTCTCGTCCCACTGA